The Cuculus canorus isolate bCucCan1 chromosome 14, bCucCan1.pri, whole genome shotgun sequence genomic sequence ccactcttccccaagcccgTAACGCTGGACAGTGTTGTTGTgactcaagtgcaggacccggcacttggccttgttgaaccccatacaaTTGGCCTTGGCTCATTGATCCAAGccatccagatccctctgcaaagccttcCTTGCTCTTATTATAGCACCCTTACTTGTTATTATTCATGAGACAAACGGCAGTCTGGTTGCACAGAGCACCAAAGTCAGAATGAGGTGAAAGCCTCCTGCTGGCCACGAATCATTAGCCAACGCCCAGGGTTATGTTGGCAGGAAACTTCCATGCGTGCTCACGTCTGCACCTCACACAGTGTCGGAGAACAGTGCCCACAGCTATGTATACACTGTGCCTTACAACAGGGACCGGGCACCACTGTTGGGAAAAACAGGGACTGGGGACTCACTGCTCAAATACGtatggcttttctttttagaatttACAACTGCAGCATCTTCTAAGGTATCAAGCACAAGTCCgataacagaaaaaagcataaatataaTCTTTTAATAGTGATAAAGAAATCCCAAAGATTTTACCATACTTGATAGAAAATTCTTGTGCTAACAAATCTCTAGAATAACACTAAGGCACattggcatttaaaaattacaattgGTACAGATCTAACAGACAGAGACAGTGTAAATGAGAGTCAACAACATGCAGAGGATACATCCCATAGCTGATAGTAAAACACAACAAGAAGACTGACAAACCACAACTCATCACAAATGTTTTAGGTGAGCACAATACTCAATGTGAAGCTGATGGCAACACACACATCACCCCACACTGGGCGCAAGGCAAGGTCCATGTTAGCAAACACCCATCCAGCATCGACTGACACCACAGGGCAAGTTGGTTCCCCAGCACCACGGGTTCTACCACCAGCTGGGGGGAACGTAGGGCAATCTTTTATGTATACCAAACAACTTCTCCACGTTGTATTCCAATAAACTACTTTGAAAACTGGTTAGGTCAGCCAACCCATGTGAACTATTTCATTCCTGACATCCTGTTTGGTGAAAATGATTCTCCAACTTGAAAAAGCTACTCCAGGTGAAATTTGCCCTTTTTGTTTATTCTACAAAACATTATATTACAAATACctaaaattattctgaatataaaatattctaaacCTCATGCCCCAGAACACAGTAAGGTACCAGAGATGACGGTCAGGGTCTCAGGAGGCTGACTGACAAAAAGCATCATGTGCTTACGAGAAAAAGTGAGGCTTCACTCCTCTTTAACCATGTTTCAGCTCCATTTCAATTATACCCAACATGTACTTCCTTAAGTCAAAAATTAGACATAAAAAGCTTGGACTGAAGTCcagcaaaatgtttcattttctgttcctgtggAGTTCTGAGATCATTTGGGAGGTGGGCTGAGAGCGAAGTGCTTTCAGAGCTGGAATTCAAATAGCTTTGGCAGTAAAGCTACTCAATGGAGATTTGAATCTCCATCCAACGCCGtaatattttgtgtatttgcaCAATAGAGGATAGCCATAAGCCTTAGCTTATACAGtctctagaaaataaaatataaaggtACTAATTATACTATgaactaaatatatatatataaaaaatatttgccattttatTGAACAAGAAGCCTCACTTTTAGCATTGTAATGATCTCAAGAGAAAAACCAGGACTCGGAATTATTTCCACTTCAGGTGGAATTTGACTGAAACATTAAAGATCAGGTAGTTTTTTCACATGAGCACCTGATGCTACAAAGGCTTATAAACATGACAACCAAGTGCAAGCAATTCTTGGGACTCAACAAGGTCATTCACAGTGCAAAGTCTGCACTAAAGACATTGCTCCTTTTATCTATGCCAGCATAGTAGAAGTGCAAAGCCCTTCTAGTGTGGACAGTTACATCAATACTGAAGTCTTGCACTGGTACTCTACAGTGAGactcagcaaagaaaattaagctaCACAGACACAAAGCACCTTGCATGGCACGAGCAGCAGATGACTGCAATCTGCGTCACACCTTCCTTAGCCATGTcggtaaaaaaaataaaataaggaaaacatgtAAATCACCTCAATCATTTAATCACTTTTCCAAAGCACGCAGGAAAAACCCACACAAACACGATAAATACGATAATGCCCTAAAACAAACTGTTTGTCTGAAGAGTTTTGCCCTCAACTCAAAGGGTTTCCTCTTGTTCCAGTTTCTATGGTCTTCCCCTACACCAGCAGTCTCCCACTGCCCAGCTGAGCTCCTCACCGtgctgggagcacagggaggtTAAGGTCAGCGCTGAGCCCAGGCGAGCCCTGCGCCTCTCCGTGTGCAAAGCCAGCACAAGTACTCTGCACCATTTCTGGAGCAGAGACATGGAAGTGATGTGACTTCAATCTACTTCAAAGCTCTTCAAACCAGCAGCACAGGTGATGCGAGTAGGTACCTAAGTGCGGTGGGGAACAGCAAGTTAGCACAGCCCTTGGGTGAAAGGTTCAGGGAACAGAACCTGAGGAGGTGGGCAGTGCTGCTGGTCTTCTCAAGGGAGTACTGGCCACAGAAAGACAGGACTCTACCAGGTAAGCCTAGATCCAGGACCTGGAACAGGCAGAGTTCACGGCCAAGCTCAGCACAAGGCTGTGGGAATCAGCTGGGTATCAACCGGCTTAAAATGCCAGTGCAGCAGCCAGGATGCTTTCCTGCCTGTAATGCCTCACTTCTGCACTTCAGAATCGTCAGCAGTGGATTTTAATGTCTTTTGGGACATGCCAGCAGATATGAGCGGAGAAAAAGGAACGGCTGTGTTTCTTCCAAAGACAGGGAACCTTTCCATCCATCACGGCAGCCCAACGGGGAAAGAACGCAGCTGCCATGGAAGTtctgctgccctggctgggagagctgtgtGCGGACTAAGgttaaaatgagataaaaattaataagCATGAAAAGCGAAACCCTTTAGTGTAGTTTGGGACAGAGACTCACgcagcagcactgagcaggaACCAGTCCCTGTGTTATTATTGCACTCATTATGGAGAAAGGCACATGGCTGCGTAACACGGAGTCACAGCAGCCCTATAATAAAGACACCGCCTGGTTAATCTGTCATCTCTGGGTGGCACCGTTAGTCCCGTCGCTAAACAAACCCTGGCACAGCCCCACACTGCACTAAGGCCCCAGTGTGCTTGTGGGGGGATACACAGCAGTGCTCCCTTACCAGCCTCCCGCAGTCCCCTTTCTCCCAGCCTCAGAGAATCAGTGGGCTTTTGGGCTTGTTTTACACAAGTTCAGGAGCTTTAACCTTACCAAAAGAACTGGCAGGAAAACTGACACTCATTAAGGCAATGATTGTTCCATTTATAGTCAATTGTATGCAATGTCTTACAGCAAAACGCTGCAAGAAGCATCAGGAAGGTGGAAGTGGGTCTCGCAGTGATctagagaggagaagaaagagctgCAACAGCTTATAAGGAAATCGGGACCACTAAATTGCACAACACTAAGGCTGGCAACGTCATTATAAATCGAAAAATAAGCACCATGTGCCCCACTGCAGCACCTTTCCCTGTTTTATGAAGTGGACTGAGAAATGTTTCTATGTCAAAATGTTCACACAAGTGAAACATTCATTAGTGCAACTGCCACCTTAGGAACTGACACTAATCTATCTACAGCAGTGATAAACGTAAAAAAAAGAGCCTGATATTTAGCAGGGGCCTACTAAAGGCATTTCCAGGAGTCTTTAGCATAGCTGAGACCATGTTAATTTCCATAATGCTGTGCTGTTGTCATTAATGAATGTGCTAATGATCTCTTAATTCTTTATTTAGACTGATAATTGCTGATTAGTTTGTTTGGAAATGGAGATCCACTGATTTATACCATCTTCCTTCTGGTCTGGGATTCTGAAGGGTTCATCTGGGATGAACGTTTCTGTTCTAGACAGATGCATAAAGCCAAATCCAAACATTCTGAGATTCCCTCTTCCTATAGATTACAAATTAAGCTGTGAGGTAGGGATAATAAAAAGCATAGAAGGCAATGGGTACAGCAGATTTCCCCCTATAAAATCTAGTACATGTTTTCCGCTGTTCATTTAAaacagcagaaggcagaagagcCCTTTCCAGGACAGAAATGGCAACATCACAAAAGCATAACTGGATTATATAGCTGCTGCATCCATCATACAGCAGCACAaggtgtgtatgtatatatattaatacatacatatatatatcaatatatacacatatacatgtCTGTACATATGTGTATCTATGTGAAAGAAACTCCCTTATAAAACAAATTCTCTAGGGCAACAGTTTTCAATCAGTGGTCCGTGATTCCTAAAGGTGAAACAGGATTGCTTCTAAAGGGTCTGTAAACATATTGAAGCAAAACGTGCTTCTTGCTAGTAGGCTTAAATCAGATTCATGTCTCTGTTAAAAAATTACTCCAGACCTAAAagtgaaacagctgaaaagtCAGTGGTTTAATAAAGTCCAGCCATGATAACCTCTAATCTTCACTTAATTCCAAAAGACTCTCCATTATACTGAATTCTCTGGCAAATGGccattatttctgttctcttttaaCCAGGGCTGTGTGCATTAATACAGACTTACTAATACCATGACCTCTAGACActatcttaaataaaaacattaagttATTCTTTTGGTTGGctggctgcttctgctgttgcaTTTTAATATGGTTTCTTGTGTTGAAAACTGAAGGCTATATTGCCAGCCGTGGCTGCACAAACAGCACTGAGGccaaaaaaaatgtgctgtaaGTAAACATAAATCACTTCAGTATATCTTTTAGCTGTAATCTAAATTAATTCTCTGAAAATCAATTTATGGCTCTTTTATTGTGCTTTTATGTAAACAGATACCCAGGACCTACAAATATGCATGCTGATGGCTATGAAAAGTGTGTACTTCTTGGAAGTAACATTGCTGTTCCTCTCTTCCCAGCACAGGTAGAAATGGAtttgaaaaaacatcttttaataaCTAATTattgttttccccttctcagTTAGAATTTGGCTACACAAACCTATGCATGGTCACAGGTCAAAAAAACTCTATCTGAGCAGCATGGAAAGAGTATAAGAGAGAGGAGCTGTGaattgaaagaggaaagagtCACCCAGAGCAATTTCTACTCTACTTTTATCCCACTAGTGGCTGACCCGACTCAGAGGAAGACTCCTGGCCAGCTGCTcgttcctccttctcctctcagCTGCCCGTGTCTGAAGGGCAAAGTGGTGAGAACAAGTACCTGTGGGTAGGCAGGAACATTTGCAGTAACAATGTACATGTTGGTAATCCCAATtcagtaaatattattttgcttaGGGGATTCTTAGTGCAGAATAAAGAAGTTCTCACAGGAGGTTactgcattaaagaaaaaataacgCAGTAGCTATTTGAGATTCACCTTCTTGTATAAACATGCCTTAAGGCcgagaaaaaaacaatatttgcaGGTTTTGAATGCTGCAGAAGCTTTAGAATTTCTCTCTGATACTTAAGAGACGTGTTGCCTTAACAATGCCAGTTCCAGAACACATAACACATGGATCTCAGTTATGTGCTCCTTTTCAACGTATGCTACGGCCATCCTCACCTCCCCAGTATTCTAGCGCTGTAAGAAAAGAGAACCTCTTCCTACCTGGTGCTTGTATTTTAGCATGGAGAACAGGCACTCTCCACTGTTCTGcataatttaaaaccaaagtaCAAAGTTTTATTTACACTAATGTGGTGAAATAACgttcagtaaagaatttctctgGCTCCTTTTCTAATGGCTGTTTTTCTTGTCCCGTCCATATCCATTAAAATCTATGATAGATGATGCATAAAGGGTCTATGACGAATAAAACCCGCATTCACACATTGAGTCTGTGTGATGCGGATAAACTTGAACAGATGTTGGGTAATATATTTGGCCCTTTTCATTTTAGTGACTGTGATTCCAGCTGCCTGGCATATAAAACTGGCTATGAGGGACCTTTTTTTGGTTGAAACTCAAGAATTAGAAATTTTCTGTACCTAACGTTCACAATTCCAAATAGCTCCTAAATATTAGGAGAACAAACAACAGAACATAATCATGAATCAGACTTCTAAACAATCACCTCCAAATAAAATCATtccaaaaaaattcaaaataaagagGTACATAAAGGCCCGTGTAGAAACGAGGTAACCATGTCCCCATTGCCTGGCCACAGCAGGCTCCTAGGAGACAGTGACAAAGCCTCTGGAGGTGATAGGTGGTTAGAAGCTATTCATGGAGACTTTTTCAAGCATGTTTAGGTTTCATTTATCTATCTGTCTCAAATTCAGGGAGGTTACAAAATCACCAACCAATTACTCCAGAGCAAAGATGAGAGCAAACAGTTCCTGTCTGTCATTCCTTGAAAAGTATAAGGGTGTGGTGATTACAAACAACAATGCCAGAACAAGAGACAAGAAATGAGTTGTCTCTCATTATTTGGCTGGACAGGATGCCTAGACTACTACaaaatcccatcccatccataAAACCAGGGATATAAAAGTTCAGCGCTGATGATCAAAACTCAGAGGGGAACTGAGACACAGAAAGTTcaagacagaagagaaatgagatGAACAACCATATGAAAACTCTTAGATTCACAGACTGGCCATAATCAAGTTAAGGATTGCCTTCATTCAGTACCACATATTCAATCACAATATCCAGCAAGTAAATTTAAAGCATCAAACCAGATTGCATAGTAACTACTGCGTTAACACCAACCCTGCCCCCTCCTATCTGGGTGTATATACATTGCATAGACATACAGACCCACAGCCATTTTTTCCCAGGCTTTGTTCCAACTTGCTGCCTTTCCACAACTAGTTTTTAGCAGCACTGGTCCCACTGTGACCCTGTGCACCCAATGCAAAGTCCACGGCCTGGTGCACGCTGTGGAAGAGAAGGTGGTCCTCCCCCTCTTTGAAGAATTCTCCTCGGATCAGGGAACTCCTCACTGAAGGATTGCACTGGGCCAGTAGCACCTGGACATCTATCTCCCCATACTCCTTGTAGACTTCTTTGAGTGTGCGTATTCCTGCTGTGTCCAGAAACTGTACTGCACAACAGTCAATCACTATTGTATGAAACCCCAGAGGTTCAGAGACAAAATCCATGGAGATGCTGGTCTGCTTGCCACCAGAACCCCCCTCTTTCTCTTTAAGCattctttttgctgcctttttttttgctgccttcACCCAGACTGGATTGACCCCGGTTTGCTTGTACAAAGTGGATTTAAAGCACTCTTTGTTGATGTAGTAGAGGGGTGCTTCAAAACGGAACACCATGATTCCTGGCTTGGTTTGCAAGTTCTTGTAAGCAGACAGGGATTCATACGTTTCAGACTCTGCCACCCAGCCAAGCAGCGGTGCTTCTGGTCTCTGAGTTCGAAAAATGACACAGAGCATAGAGAAGCAAACACCAACCAAAAGGCCAATCTCTGTACTGATCAGCGCTGAAGCTAGCATAGTAACTACCCATATCACTGTGTCCACTCTGCTCAAATGCCACATTTTTGGCAGGTCCTTGAACTTCCGCAGGGCTCCTCTGAGGTTTACAATGGTTATGACAGCAAGGACACATTTCTGAAGGGAATAAAATAAAGGCGCAATCACAAGGAGGACTAAGAGGATTACCAAACTAGTCACCATGCCAGACATCTGTGTCCTACAGCCTGTGGACTCTTTGACAAGAGTCTTGGCAAGAGCTGCGCTCGTTGTGAAGCAATGGAAGAAAGAGGGAATGATGTTGCAGAAACCAATGGCGTACATTTCCTGGTTGGCCCTCACGGAGTAACCATGCTTCTTGGCAAACATCTCCGAGAGAGAGACAGTGATGGCAAAGCCAATAATAGCTATAGGGATAGCATCCAAGGCCACATTAGGAATCAGGTTCCAGTCTGGAGGGCTGGGTGGCAGAAAACCAGTTGGGATGTGTCCAGCAATGCTTGAGCCGTAAGTCTCTCTCAGGTTGCCAAAGTGAGATGCCAGAGTAGCTGCTATAACCACAACCAGTTCAACTGGTATTGGAGCCTTGAGTCTGGATTTAAAATGTTCGTTAAGCTCTTTGCTTGGGATAAGTAcaagaaagcacaaaaagcTGGTGATGAGATCACAGATATTGGTCTTGTGTATGTTTCTGAAGATATTTATCCACGTGGTTATGAGGGAGCCGATGCCACTGCTCCGTGGAATGTTTAGGCCCAGGAGATACTTGGCTTGTGAGGTTAGGATGGTGAAGGAAGCACCTGTGACAAATCCACTCAGCAATGAATCGGAGAGGTACACTGAGACAAAGCCCACTTGAAAGAAACCCATGGTCACCTGGAAGGAATCAACCACACACAACATATTAGGATGCAAATCTCGCAGATGTCATCACTGTGAGGCTCTGGAGGGagatgagattaaaaaaaccactgcGGATGACCCTGGAGGGCAAAGCATGGTCTGATTATGGAAAACAGACTTCAGTATTCAGCCGCTCCTGGTACACTGTGctactgaaatgcatttctaaCACAGAGCAGGCTTCTTTGGAGATTTTCGTACTCTGAACTTGTTTGCTCATTCGTTCAGTTGTAACTTCTAGGTACCCTAGCACTCAAAAAAGAAagcccagggaaaaaaaacatttgaaacacTGGCTACTTTTGCCGCTTCTCTCAAGTTCTTACAATCTCTGTGAACTCTGCAGGGATCcaaaacttttttgtttgtctgccTTACACTGGAGCTCACAATCTGCAATAAAATTACAGCTCATGGCATAACAGCTGTCCTTTGCACTGCATAAAGCGTGGCGCATCTGACTCAGAAATGATATGAGCTGCAAACTCTTGTGATGCAGATTATATAAGTAGAGATAAATTTTTAAAGTGCCTTGTCATTCATTTTATTAATGCTAGTTGGACAGATAAATCCTCGGTGCTTCCTCATGGGAATGACTGGTTTTATGGATACCCATTCTACACGTGCATCTTCACACCTGGTAAATGTCCCTTTCTCCCCATCAACCTTCATGCCAACTGGAGCATGGACTGTTTCACAGCAGTTTGCTTGAAACCTTTTAATTCCCTGTGCCAGCCAACCATTTTCTGAAGACTGCAGGCCAGAACTTACAGGTATTACACTTTTAAATAGTGTCAATTTGATATACGCAATTAGATAGTTAAGGCAATATAATGAAAGCTAGGATCATGGCTGGAAACTTCTTACGAAAGACAAAGCATTACTGAAGAGAAGGAGGTTTGGGACCTGGACTGACTGGACACTGGCTCAGAGCCAAGTTCTAAAAAAGGTTCTCTCACAGCCTTGGTAATTAAGttaattaaaagtttttctACCTTTAAGGCATTAGCAATAATGTCTTACCTAGTTACGGTGCAGGCAATTGGTGTGAGCAGGCTTACTTTTTACTATTTGATTGTACAGTTCCTGATACAAAGAATATGTGATTTTGGTTGGAGTTTccaataaagaaatatttgaggGTGTAAAGACCTACTGGTTAGCAGGCAGAGAGACTGCAACTGGAACAAGTCTAACACTCGGAAGGACTTAGTATAAAATAATCTGACTTCTTCACATAAGGAAACTTAATTTTACTTGATCTTGCAAAGTATATTAAGCACAATTCACAACTCCAAAACTGCATCCATCCTACGGCGATGAAACACAAAATGCAGTGCACCTCGCAAGTCACagtatatttctgaaattactCAACACTAACTTACAGCACAAGAAAAAGTCCCAGGCTGTGTCCAAACCCAGTGTTTTAAAGTATCACAGGTATGTTTCCTTGTCTGCCTCTGTAGAGTCTGATTAGCTATCACCCTGGAGGTCACTGTAAGAATAAATTAATGTGAACTCACAAACTGAAATACCATGGCTCTGCAGTACCGTTAAAACTACATCCAATCCGGTTAATGCATAACACTCTAAAAACAAAGACATCTGCTATAATTTCAGCAAGCCGTGAACTCTAGGAAGTAAGGAGAGACGAAGTGGTAAAATATTGTCgagtaatatattttaatacaataataattaaaagttttatttcaaatacattttatcatCTCAGTAGTTTCCTTTTCATTCAACAGCACTGTTTTGCCTTTGAATGGGCAAACAGCAAAGTTTTACAAGGACAGTGATAAATAAACTGAAGATACTTTTACTGtccagattattttctttttaaagaaaaggcaaatgacTGAAGTCTGGAATTAAAAGCTGACACACCCTGTGCAATGGAGACCTAAGCTATCagtcagcaaaggaaaaaaaatgcttcaggcCACAGTGAGGAAGGTGCTGAGCAGATTGTGTGAGAGCAGCAGGCGGTTATGTGCAGGTAACCCAATGGAGTAGCAATGCAAGCACAAAATGCTGTTATGAAAAGGAGAGGACACAGCGGACTTTCTTGCAGCACAGTAACCGGAGACTTCCAGCCCTTCCCGTGTCCACTCCCCTGGGGTGCAGACTGAGGACACGTACAAGCCTAGCAGGCTGTTCATGCGGACAAATTATctaaagaagaattaaaagtaTTTCCATAGAATACCTGTTTGTCCACCTCCTCTTACCTGATAAACTCCAGCTATGAAGGTCATGGTGGCTCCCACAGTAATTGCATAGCAGCTTTTATCACAGAGCAGCTTCTGCAATGTCTGATTCACAGGTGAAATAGTGGTGTTTACATCCTCTGCTGTATCTGTGAGGACACTGAGTGCAGCTGGCTCTAAGTCATAGCCAGCTCTCTGTACTTCACGATCCACCACTTGTCCCACCATCAGACAAATTACACCGAAGATGCCAACTGAGATATGGCGGGAAGTtccaaatatgaaataaataatgctaGCGAAAAAAGATGTATAAAGGCCATAAATAGGCTCCTGTCCAGCCAAGAGAGAATAGGCAATTGACTGTGGAACTAGTAAGACCCCCACAATCACACCAGACATTACGTCTCCCAGTAGGTACTCTTTTAGTTTGTATTTAGGAAGCCACTGCAAGACAgggaagaaactgaaaacatagTCTTTAACTTTCGCTGGAGTGCAGCTGCAAGTTTTCCTTGCTTGCTTAACCACAAGTGCCTTCAtgctcctcttcttctcttgggGTTCCAAAAACATTCTGTGATGGAAGCTGTGGTTAGCATTGTCTCCTTCTGGCAGTTCAGTCACTGAATGGACATTGTTGAGTTCTGTCATTGCTGCCATCTCAAGTACTCCCTAAAAACATGAAGAAGGACCACTTGCGTTAAACCATAAAGGAATGCGCAACATGAGACTTTTTAATAGAGTGAATACAGTATTTATGAAAAGCAAGGGCGAAAAGTCTTAGTTCAGCATATGGAGAGCAACTTCCAAGCAAATCTGGAAAGAGATTACCCACTATATTCCTGTTAAGCAATGAACTACCTTCCTTAGGAGGGAAGCTGATATCCCACAGAATAAAACTACTGCTGGCAGTGttgtgaaatggaaaagaatgcAGCAGCATTGTCTCTCTGGGAGGGTTCCTTGATAAAATCACTATCTGCAGCCTGTTCCACCATGCAGAGATGGACACAGGGTTTATTATAGTCCAACAGTCACTTCAATTCAGTCACTGAAAATTAACTACAATTGGTATACCTAGCATCGCATAGCTTGGTCTAAACctcatttacatatttttttaaaaaaatgcagtgattaCACCTGTCAAATATTGTCATGATTTGTTACCTAAGAAGATGCAATCTTTACccattggttttatttcagccaATGACACACTGCAAAGAATGCTTTtcacagtttttaaaagctggTTTTCAAGTAAATTACATCTGACCAAAACAACACAGACAATTGGAAAACATATTAATGGGCACAATGAAAGGTAGGTGTAACAATTCTGCTAGAACGTTTGCTCTAGTACAAGCTGCTTACAAACAGCAAACAAGGTGATTCTATCAAGGCACATTTAATACCGGAAACACATTGCCTGTGGATGTGAAAGAGCAAAGTCTTGACAAGGCAAGCCCTAATGAAACTTGATGATACCAGTAGTGACTGCCAACAGTGATACACCACTCCCCATTTCCAGAAAACATACCCAGCCCTCCAGAAAACTCTCTTTCAGCCACAATACCTGGTATTACTGTGTTGAAGTCAATTCAGTTCAGCCAGAAACCTACTCACAAGCAGCTATAAAACATTCACTGCTACTGTTACTTCAGTGCAAGTCTCTCAAAGAGGCAAGGGGAGAAGTGAGTTCACCTGTGGTGGTTGAACATCTGTTTCTCCTGCAGTCAGCCCATTACAAGGCACTGATCCTACAGCTATGCAGAGAGGAAATGCCTTCTCTTAGACCTCGGTCTAGCTGGCTGGAGTGCACAATTTTCACTCTTCCATTCCAGGCCTGATGCCATCATATACTGGTATACAGGGCTGATACTTGGCACTTTGGATAACAGTTTACACACAGCCATAGAATAATtatatggtttgggttggaagggaccttatagatcgtctagttccaagCAGCCCACCAGCTCAGACAGAGATGAACCATCTTCAGTTATTCAGGCtagaaaaacaataacaacCCAACCACCTACTGTCTTAAAATAGCTTAAAGTAAATGACCCTAACCATGTCAAAAGAACCCACATGAGAGCAGACGGAGCTAGAATAATTAACGTTTAGACTGACTTctctttgcaaataaaaatattcagatttttgtAGAACAGTATTCCAGTTAGGAAGCAATTCAGCCAAAATAATCCAACTCTTCCACCTTACACCATAGCATCCTCCCTAGAGCTACCAGGCCACAGCATGCAGAGGGCTATCTAAACGCAACACATAGGACAGAAGTCAATAGATAGCCAACAGAAAATACCGGCATCAGAGGTTTGCTTTTTATCTGCTGCACCAGCTGGGACTCCCCAAAGTTGTTTTCATTCACTATAGACCCAGAGCCAGCAAGCATCTCTTTGGTGGGTGAGCTTCTGCAACCTTTCAAATAACCAAATACAGCTCCCTCTCTGCTAGCCTGACACTGGCTGCTACTGAAAGAGAGCAGTGCTTCAGAGATTTCTTGGCTCCAAAACTGCGCAAGATAAGGGCTGTGTGCCTTCCTGTTATGATATCATTACCTCTACAACTGATGTTCTGTCACATGCCAGGACAGACTGAACAGCATCGCCAGGGCTCATGCTCTGTATGAGACACCATTAATACCAGCCTTTCGTCCTCCACACCTACTGCATATTTCTAGCAATGCAACAATGCTTTTCTCTAGCTCCTGCCCTGTTCCATACTCCCATATCTCCAACCCTATGCCTACTTCACCTGAACTGAGCATGGGGTCTGCAGGGTGGCCTGGAAAccagaaagatgaaaatacCTCTAAGAACAACTGGGAAGAATGTGC encodes the following:
- the LOC104068743 gene encoding sulfate transporter isoform X2, translating into MAAMTELNNVHSVTELPEGDNANHSFHHRMFLEPQEKKRSMKALVVKQARKTCSCTPAKVKDYVFSFFPVLQWLPKYKLKEYLLGDVMSGVIVGVLLVPQSIAYSLLAGQEPIYGLYTSFFASIIYFIFGTSRHISVGIFGVICLMVGQVVDREVQRAGYDLEPAALSVLTDTAEDVNTTISPVNQTLQKLLCDKSCYAITVGATMTFIAGVYQVTMGFFQVGFVSVYLSDSLLSGFVTGASFTILTSQAKYLLGLNIPRSSGIGSLITTWINIFRNIHKTNICDLITSFLCFLVLIPSKELNEHFKSRLKAPIPVELVVVIAATLASHFGNLRETYGSSIAGHIPTGFLPPSPPDWNLIPNVALDAIPIAIIGFAITVSLSEMFAKKHGYSVRANQEMYAIGFCNIIPSFFHCFTTSAALAKTLVKESTGCRTQMSGMVTSLVILLVLLVIAPLFYSLQKCVLAVITIVNLRGALRKFKDLPKMWHLSRVDTVIWVVTMLASALISTEIGLLVGVCFSMLCVIFRTQRPEAPLLGWVAESETYESLSAYKNLQTKPGIMVFRFEAPLYYINKECFKSTLYKQTGVNPVWVKAAKKKAAKRMLKEKEGGSGGKQTSISMDFVSEPLGFHTIVIDCCAVQFLDTAGIRTLKEVYKEYGEIDVQVLLAQCNPSVRSSLIRGEFFKEGEDHLLFHSVHQAVDFALGAQGHSGTSAAKN
- the LOC104068743 gene encoding sulfate transporter isoform X1 — protein: MIIDGEYKRHSVQGVLEMAAMTELNNVHSVTELPEGDNANHSFHHRMFLEPQEKKRSMKALVVKQARKTCSCTPAKVKDYVFSFFPVLQWLPKYKLKEYLLGDVMSGVIVGVLLVPQSIAYSLLAGQEPIYGLYTSFFASIIYFIFGTSRHISVGIFGVICLMVGQVVDREVQRAGYDLEPAALSVLTDTAEDVNTTISPVNQTLQKLLCDKSCYAITVGATMTFIAGVYQVTMGFFQVGFVSVYLSDSLLSGFVTGASFTILTSQAKYLLGLNIPRSSGIGSLITTWINIFRNIHKTNICDLITSFLCFLVLIPSKELNEHFKSRLKAPIPVELVVVIAATLASHFGNLRETYGSSIAGHIPTGFLPPSPPDWNLIPNVALDAIPIAIIGFAITVSLSEMFAKKHGYSVRANQEMYAIGFCNIIPSFFHCFTTSAALAKTLVKESTGCRTQMSGMVTSLVILLVLLVIAPLFYSLQKCVLAVITIVNLRGALRKFKDLPKMWHLSRVDTVIWVVTMLASALISTEIGLLVGVCFSMLCVIFRTQRPEAPLLGWVAESETYESLSAYKNLQTKPGIMVFRFEAPLYYINKECFKSTLYKQTGVNPVWVKAAKKKAAKRMLKEKEGGSGGKQTSISMDFVSEPLGFHTIVIDCCAVQFLDTAGIRTLKEVYKEYGEIDVQVLLAQCNPSVRSSLIRGEFFKEGEDHLLFHSVHQAVDFALGAQGHSGTSAAKN